A single Cucumis melo cultivar AY chromosome 4, USDA_Cmelo_AY_1.0, whole genome shotgun sequence DNA region contains:
- the LOC103489804 gene encoding uncharacterized protein LOC103489804 yields MASSCLFHNFPSISAHPLTRHRNPTISLHSQFLPLNSLKLKKQSQIEKLRARGSPSFPLVYAAQNNFLRVFQTVWKIGKDGIEAGTDLVPGSVPRPIARISVGIVALAIGLFLFKSILSTALFVLAMMGAIYFIFIALNKDEGPRGGGGSSSSSSSTSTEETLEEARRIMEKYK; encoded by the exons ATGGCTTCTTCGTGTCTATTTCACAACTTCCCTTCAATTTCAGCACACCCTTTAACACGCCATAGAAATCCAACTATTTCCCTCCATTCCCAGTTCCTCCCTTTGAATTCCTTAAAACTCAAAAAACAATCTCAAATTGAAAAGCTAAGAGCTCGAGGTTCTCCTTCTTTCCCTCTTGTATATGCCGCTCAGAACAATTTCTTGAGAG TCTTTCAGACAGTTTGGAAGATTGGGAAGGATGGAATTGAGGCAGGAACAGACCTAGTACCT GGCTCTGTACCAAGACCAATTGCAAGGATATCTGTTGGAATAGTTGCATTAGCAATTGGACTCTTTTTGTTCAAGTCAATTTTGTCTACAGCCTTATTTGTGCTG GCTATGATGGgagcaatttatttcatatttataGCGTTGAATAAAGATGAAGGGCCAAGAGGAGGTGGAGgctcttcctcctcctcctcctcaaCCTCTACAGAAGAAACTCTTGAAGAAGCCAGAAGAATAATGGAGAAGTACAAGTAG
- the LOC103489803 gene encoding probable pectate lyase 8, which produces MAVSVTLRTSTSLLLLLLLIFFLHSSFAEDERLQSFNSSSMPYRYIKNEHAVDNPEEIASMVDSSIRNSTERRNLGFFSCGTGNPIDDCWRCDPRWQLRRKHLANCGIGFGRNAVGGRDGRYYVVSDPGDDDPINPRPGTLRHAVIQDRPLWIVFKRDMVITLKQELIMNSFKTIDGRGANVHIAYGACITIQYITNVIIHGLHIHDCKPTGNAMVRSSPSHYGWRTMADGDGISIFGSSHIWIDHNSLSSCADGLIDAVMGSTAITISNNYFTHHNEVMLLGHSDSYVRDKQMQVTIAYNHFGEGLIQRMPRCRHGYFHVVNNDYTHWVMYAIGGSADPTINSQGNRYLAPANPFAKEVTKRVDTHNGVWKHWNWRSEGDLMLNGAYFTPSGAGAAASYARASSLGAKSSSLVGSITSNAGALACRRGYRC; this is translated from the exons ATGGCGGTTTCTGTCACACTACGAACCTCCACAtcccttctccttctccttctcctcatcttcttccttcattCCAG TTTTGCTGAAGATGAGAGATTGCAGAGCTTCAATTCTTCGTCAATGCCCTACCG GTATATTAAGAATGAACATGCTGTTGATAATCCAGAGGAAATTGCATCAATGGTTGATTC GAGCATTCGCAATAGCACAGAGAGGAGGAACTTGGGGTTCTTCTCTTGTGGAACAGGAAATCCAATAGATGACTGTTGGCGTTGTGACCCACGTTGGCAATTGCGGCGAAAGCACTTGGCCAACTGCGGCATTGGGTTCGGTCGTAATGCAGTTGGTGGACGTGATGGTCGATACTACGTCGTCTCCGATCCCGGTGATGACGATCCTATCAATCCCCGACCAGGAACCCTTCGCCATGCAGTGATTCAAGACAGGCCATTGTGGATTGTGTTCAAAAGAGATATGGTTATCACTCTAAAGCAAGAACTCATCATGAACAGTTTCAAGACAATTGATGGCCGTGGTGCTAATGTACACATTGCTTATGGAGCTTGTATTACGATCCAATACATAACCAACGTCATTATTCATGGTTTGCACATTCACGACTGCAAGCCAACGGGCAATGCCATGGTTCGAAGCTCACCAAGTCATTATGGATGGAGGACAATGGCTGATGGTGATGGCATTTCCATTTTTGGGTCAAGTCATATTTGGATTGACCATAATTCTCTTTCTTCCTGTGCTGATGGGCTCATTGATGCTGTCATGGGATCAACTGCCATCACAATTTCTAACAACTACTTCACTCACCACAATGAG GTGATGCTCTTGGGTCATAGTGATTCTTATGTAAGAGACAAGCAAATGCAAGTCACCATTGCTTATAACCATTTTGGCGAAGGTCTCATCCAAAGAATGCCAAG GTGTAGACATGGGTATTTCCACGTAGTAAATAATGACTACACTCACTGGGTAATGTATGCCATCGGTGGAAGTGCTGATCCCACCATTAATAGCCAAGGCAACAGATATCTTGCCCCTGCCAACCCTTTTGCCAAAGAG GTAACAAAGAGAGTTGACACACACAACGGTGTATGGAAGCACTGGAATTGGAGATCAGAGGGAGATCTTATGCTCAATGGAGCCTACTTCACTCCATCAGGAGCTGGTGCAGCAGCCAGTTATGCAAGAGCCTCAAGCTTAGGAGCTAAATCCTCTTCCTTGGTGGGCTCTATTACTTCAAATGCAGGTGCCCTTGCTTGTCGTAGGGGATACCGGTGTTAA
- the LOC103489805 gene encoding uncharacterized protein LOC103489805 has product MANYKLNLMLVMAMAALALHVAARTAPNEAAKGLNDQKNFLNYGGVGGFSGIGDGGLPFGGGFGGGGLGGGGGLGGLGGGVGGFGGVGIGGIGGGVGGGVIGGIGGIGGGGGLVKLP; this is encoded by the coding sequence ATGGCAAATTACAAGCTTAATTTGATGTTGGTTATGGCTATGGCTGCACTTGCACTCCATGTTGCTGCAAGAACTGCCCCAAATGAGGCGGCAAAAGGTCTCAATGACCAAAAGAACTTCCTCAACTATGGTGGAGTTGGTGGTTTCTCTGGCATTGGTGACGGTGGACTCCCCTTCGGAGGCGGTTTCGGCGGGGGAGGGCTTGGAGGAGGTGGTGGCTTAGGCGGGCTTGGTGGCGGCGTTGGCGGATTCGGTGGGGTTGGCATTGGTGGTATTGGTGGCGGAGTTGGAGGTGGCGTGATAGGGGGAATCGGTGGGATTGGTGGTGGTGGTGGACTCGTTAAACTTCCTTAA